From Lycium ferocissimum isolate CSIRO_LF1 chromosome 12, AGI_CSIRO_Lferr_CH_V1, whole genome shotgun sequence, one genomic window encodes:
- the LOC132040746 gene encoding casein kinase 1-like protein HD16 isoform X2 produces MPQLRSGVRKGRNNKRVTRQRGKKKNSTAEAKEVVPVANEVVLPLGEEVGERNMDEYESGGGQSGDKGLGAEDEGNTAPLPERIQVGGSPAYRIDRKLGKGGFGQVYVGRRANPPNPHERTGAGAVEVALKFEHRSSKGCNYGPPYEWQVYNALGGSHGIPRVHYKGRQGDYYIMVMDMLGPSLWDVWNNNSHSYVHGDVKPENFLLGTPGTPDEKKLFLVDLGLATRWRDTSTGLHVEYDQRPDVFRGTVRYASVHAHLGRTGSRRDDLESLAYTLIFLLRGRLPWQGYQGENKGFLVCKKKMATSPETLCCFCPAPFRQFVEYVVNLKFDEEPNYAKYISLFDGVVGPNPDIRPINTDGAQKLIYQVGQKRGRLTMEEEDDEQPKKKVRMGMPATQWISVYNARRPMKQRYHYNVADMRLAQHIEKGNEDGLFISSVASSSNLWALIMDAGTGFSSQVYELSPFFLHKEWIMEQWEKNYYISAIAGANNGSSLVVMSKGTQYLQQSYKVSESFPFKWINKKWREGFYVTAMAAAGSRWAIVMSRGAGFSEQVVELDFLYPSEGIHRRWDAGYRITSTAATWDQAALVLSVPRRKPADETQETLRTSAFPSAHVKEKWAKNLYLASVCYGRTVS; encoded by the exons ATGCCTCAATTGCGTAGTGGAGTGCGCAAAGGCCGTAACAACAAGAGAGTTACAAGGCAaagaggaaagaagaagaatagtACAGCGGAGGCTAAGGAGGTTGTACCAGTAGCTAATGAGGTTGTACTACCATTAGGTGAAGAGGTAGGAGAAAGAAATAtggatgagtatgaaagtggaGGAGGACAAAGTGGTGATAAAGGTTTAGGTGCTGAAGATGAAGGCAATACTGCTCCATTACCTGAAAGG ATCCAGGTTGGTGGATCGCCAGCATATAGGATTGACAGGAAACTTGGTAAAGGAGGGTTTGGTCAAGTGTATGTAGGTCGTCGTGCAAACCCACCAAATCCACATGAAAGAACTGGGGCAGGAGCTGTAGAG GTTGCATTGAAATTCGAGCATAGAAGCAGCAAAGGTTGTAACTATGGACCACCTTATGAGTGGCAAGTCTACAA TGCCCTTGGTGGTAGTCATGGTATACCACGCGTACATTACAAGGGACGTCAAGGTGATTACTATATAATG GTTATGGATATGCTTGGTCCTAGTTTGTGGGATGTCTGGAACAATAATTCCCACTC GTATGTGCATGGGGATGTAAAGCCTGAAAACTTTCTTCTTGGAACCCCTGGAACTCCtgatgaaaaaaaattgtttcttgtTGACCTTGGATTAG CAACAAGGTGGCGTGATACTTCTACTGGCTTACATGTCGAGTATGATCAACGGCCTGATGTCTTCAG AGGAACTGTAAGGTATGCTAGTGTGCACGCTCACCTGGGAAGGACTGGAAGCCGGAGGGATGATTTAGAGTCACTGGCTTACACACTCATCTTTCTTCTCCGAGGCCGGCTGCCTTGGCAGGGATACCAG GGCGAGAACAAAGGTTTCCTTGTCTGTAAGAAAAAGATGGCAACTTCTCCAGAAACTCTTTGCTGCTTCTGCCCTGCTCCGTTTAGGCAGTTTGTGGAATATGTTGTGAACTTGAAGTTTGACGAGGAGCCTAACTATGCTAAGTATATCTCCTTATTTGATGGAGTAGTAGGTCCAAATCCGGACATCAGGCCAATCAACACTGATGGTGCACAAAAG cTTATTTACCAAGTTGGGCAGAAAAGAGGAAGATTGACaatggaagaagaagatgatgaacaGCCGAAGAAGAAGGTTCGCATGGGAATGCCTGCGACACAATGGATCAGTGTTTACAATGCTCGTCGCCCAATGAAGCAAAG GTATCACTATAACGTTGCTGATATGAGGCTAGCTCAGCACATTGAGAAAGGAAATGAGGATGGACTATTTATCAGCAGTGTGGCATCTTCTTCGAACTTGTGGGCCCTAATCATGGATGCGGGAACTGGGTTCAGCTCCCAAGTTTATGAATTATCACCCTTTTTTCTTCACAAG GAATGGATTATGGAGCAATGGGAGAAGAATTATTATATTAGTGCCATAGCTGGAGCTAATAATGGGAGCTCATTAGTTGTAATGTCAAAGG GTACGCAGTATCTGCAGCAGTCATACAAAGTCAGCGAGTCTTTTCCATTTAAGTGGATAAACAAAAAATGGAGAGAGGGGTTTTATGTCACTGCCATGGCAGCTGCAGGAAGCAGATGGGCAATTGTTATGTCCCGTGGGGCTGGTTTCTCTGAGCAG GTGGTGGAATTAGATTTTCTCTATCCTAGTGAGGGGATCCACAGGAGATGGGATGCTGGTTATAGGATTACATCGACTGCAGCCACATGGGATCAAGCTGCTCTTGTTCTAAGTGTTCCAAGAAGGAAACCTGCAGATGAAACACAAGAGACACTTCGTACTTCTGCTTTTCCTAGCGCTCATGTCAAG GAGAAATGGGCAAAAAATCTTTACCTTGCATCTGTCTGTTATGGGCGAACTGTTTCTTGA
- the LOC132040746 gene encoding casein kinase 1-like protein HD16 isoform X1 translates to MPQLRSGVRKGRNNKRVTRQRGKKKNSTAEAKEVVPVANEVVLPLGEEVGERNMDEYESGGGQSGDKGLGAEDEGNTAPLPERIQVGGSPAYRIDRKLGKGGFGQVYVGRRANPPNPHERTGAGAVEVALKFEHRSSKGCNYGPPYEWQVYNALGGSHGIPRVHYKGRQGDYYIMVMDMLGPSLWDVWNNNSHSMSVDMVACIAIESISILEKLHSRGYVHGDVKPENFLLGTPGTPDEKKLFLVDLGLATRWRDTSTGLHVEYDQRPDVFRGTVRYASVHAHLGRTGSRRDDLESLAYTLIFLLRGRLPWQGYQGENKGFLVCKKKMATSPETLCCFCPAPFRQFVEYVVNLKFDEEPNYAKYISLFDGVVGPNPDIRPINTDGAQKLIYQVGQKRGRLTMEEEDDEQPKKKVRMGMPATQWISVYNARRPMKQRYHYNVADMRLAQHIEKGNEDGLFISSVASSSNLWALIMDAGTGFSSQVYELSPFFLHKEWIMEQWEKNYYISAIAGANNGSSLVVMSKGTQYLQQSYKVSESFPFKWINKKWREGFYVTAMAAAGSRWAIVMSRGAGFSEQVVELDFLYPSEGIHRRWDAGYRITSTAATWDQAALVLSVPRRKPADETQETLRTSAFPSAHVKEKWAKNLYLASVCYGRTVS, encoded by the exons ATGCCTCAATTGCGTAGTGGAGTGCGCAAAGGCCGTAACAACAAGAGAGTTACAAGGCAaagaggaaagaagaagaatagtACAGCGGAGGCTAAGGAGGTTGTACCAGTAGCTAATGAGGTTGTACTACCATTAGGTGAAGAGGTAGGAGAAAGAAATAtggatgagtatgaaagtggaGGAGGACAAAGTGGTGATAAAGGTTTAGGTGCTGAAGATGAAGGCAATACTGCTCCATTACCTGAAAGG ATCCAGGTTGGTGGATCGCCAGCATATAGGATTGACAGGAAACTTGGTAAAGGAGGGTTTGGTCAAGTGTATGTAGGTCGTCGTGCAAACCCACCAAATCCACATGAAAGAACTGGGGCAGGAGCTGTAGAG GTTGCATTGAAATTCGAGCATAGAAGCAGCAAAGGTTGTAACTATGGACCACCTTATGAGTGGCAAGTCTACAA TGCCCTTGGTGGTAGTCATGGTATACCACGCGTACATTACAAGGGACGTCAAGGTGATTACTATATAATG GTTATGGATATGCTTGGTCCTAGTTTGTGGGATGTCTGGAACAATAATTCCCACTC GATGTCTGTTGACATGGTAGCATGCATTGCCATTGAATCAATTTCCATACTAGAGAAACTGCATTCCAGAGG GTATGTGCATGGGGATGTAAAGCCTGAAAACTTTCTTCTTGGAACCCCTGGAACTCCtgatgaaaaaaaattgtttcttgtTGACCTTGGATTAG CAACAAGGTGGCGTGATACTTCTACTGGCTTACATGTCGAGTATGATCAACGGCCTGATGTCTTCAG AGGAACTGTAAGGTATGCTAGTGTGCACGCTCACCTGGGAAGGACTGGAAGCCGGAGGGATGATTTAGAGTCACTGGCTTACACACTCATCTTTCTTCTCCGAGGCCGGCTGCCTTGGCAGGGATACCAG GGCGAGAACAAAGGTTTCCTTGTCTGTAAGAAAAAGATGGCAACTTCTCCAGAAACTCTTTGCTGCTTCTGCCCTGCTCCGTTTAGGCAGTTTGTGGAATATGTTGTGAACTTGAAGTTTGACGAGGAGCCTAACTATGCTAAGTATATCTCCTTATTTGATGGAGTAGTAGGTCCAAATCCGGACATCAGGCCAATCAACACTGATGGTGCACAAAAG cTTATTTACCAAGTTGGGCAGAAAAGAGGAAGATTGACaatggaagaagaagatgatgaacaGCCGAAGAAGAAGGTTCGCATGGGAATGCCTGCGACACAATGGATCAGTGTTTACAATGCTCGTCGCCCAATGAAGCAAAG GTATCACTATAACGTTGCTGATATGAGGCTAGCTCAGCACATTGAGAAAGGAAATGAGGATGGACTATTTATCAGCAGTGTGGCATCTTCTTCGAACTTGTGGGCCCTAATCATGGATGCGGGAACTGGGTTCAGCTCCCAAGTTTATGAATTATCACCCTTTTTTCTTCACAAG GAATGGATTATGGAGCAATGGGAGAAGAATTATTATATTAGTGCCATAGCTGGAGCTAATAATGGGAGCTCATTAGTTGTAATGTCAAAGG GTACGCAGTATCTGCAGCAGTCATACAAAGTCAGCGAGTCTTTTCCATTTAAGTGGATAAACAAAAAATGGAGAGAGGGGTTTTATGTCACTGCCATGGCAGCTGCAGGAAGCAGATGGGCAATTGTTATGTCCCGTGGGGCTGGTTTCTCTGAGCAG GTGGTGGAATTAGATTTTCTCTATCCTAGTGAGGGGATCCACAGGAGATGGGATGCTGGTTATAGGATTACATCGACTGCAGCCACATGGGATCAAGCTGCTCTTGTTCTAAGTGTTCCAAGAAGGAAACCTGCAGATGAAACACAAGAGACACTTCGTACTTCTGCTTTTCCTAGCGCTCATGTCAAG GAGAAATGGGCAAAAAATCTTTACCTTGCATCTGTCTGTTATGGGCGAACTGTTTCTTGA